In one window of Juglans regia cultivar Chandler chromosome 3, Walnut 2.0, whole genome shotgun sequence DNA:
- the LOC109000895 gene encoding RNA pseudouridine synthase 6, chloroplastic isoform X1, translated as MGSASFASILANGCRSFSLPMALVRTLATTHAAFGKHYDNKHVTAWSSSSGCSQSNGRVFACASSSSGVTTAAAAKCYPEYDRLLPCPSQNGPPRVEHLVVSEGVPVLEYICKALDLPPLFVADLIHFGAVYYALVCPKPPPSATPEQIRIFEEVTAPSVLRKRASIKGKTIREAQKTFRITHIHQFVEAGTYLRVHVHPKRFPRCYEIDWKSRIIAVAESYVVLDKPAGTSVGGTTDNIEESCATFATRALGLTTPLLTTHQIDNCTEGCVLLARTKDYCSVFHGKIREKKVKKLYLALAAASVPIGVITHYMRPINMAPRLISEDFIKGWNFCQLEVLECKEVPWPNAVIENQYCIEDCGWPSNDIAYECKINLLTGRTHQIRAQLAACGAPLVGDSMYMPAAIAEMNNPGLNPFGKYKKHYASETDEAMAVMEWISRHGKEPKVAIGLQACQISWDEEHEYKIVSILVLLLILSWHQRPYP; from the exons ATGGGCTCCGCGAGTTTTGCTTCAATCCTAGCCAATGGCTGCCGGAGTTTTAGTTTGCCTATGGCTCTTGTGCGCACGTTAGCAACCACCCACGCTGCTTTCGGTAAGCACTACGACAACAAGCACGTGACGGCTTGGTCTTCGTCTTCTGGGTGTTCACAAAGCAACGGCAGGGTGTTTGCATGTGCATCCTCAAGTTCCGGCGTTACCACCGCAGCTGCTGCTAAATG cTACCCTGAATACGATCGGTTGCTTCCATGTCCCTCACAAAATGGCCCGCCAAGAGTTGAACATTTGGTTGTTTCAGAAGGAGTGCCTGTTCTGGAATATATCTGTAAAGCTCTGGATCTTCCTCCTCT GTTTGTTGCAGATCTCATCCATTTTGGAGCTGTATATTATGCCCTTGTATGTCCAAAGCCTCCTCCAAGTGCTACCCCTGAGCAAATCAGAATATTTGAAGAAGTTACAGCGCCATCAGTATTGAGAAAGAGAGCTTCCATCAAAGGGAAAACAATACGAGAAGCACAAAAAACTTTTAGGATAACTCATATACACCAGTTCGTTGAAGCTGGAACATACTTGCGAGTGCATGTGCATCCAAAACGCTTCCCAAG GTGCTATGAAATTGACTGGAAATCAAGGATCATAGCTGTGGCCGAGTCCTATGTGGTTTTGGACAAACCTGCTGGAACATCA GTGGGAGGAACAACAGACAATATTGAAGAAAGTTGTGCAACCTTTGCCACTCGTGCCTTGGGTTTAACAACCCCTTTGTTGACCACCCACCAGATTGATAATTGCACGGAGGGCTG TGTTTTGTTAGCAAGGACTAAGGATTATTGCTCAGTTTTTCATGGTAAAATCAGA GAGAAAAAGGTGAAGAAGCTGTATCTGGCTCTTGCTGCTGCATCTGTACCAATTGGAGTGATTACCCACTACATGCGTCCAATAAACATGGCTCCAAGACTCATTTCAGAAG ATTTTATCAAAGGATGGAACTTTTGTCAACTTGAGGTCTTGGAATGCAAAGAGGTTCCATGGCCAAATGCTGTCATTGAAAACCAATATTGCATTGAGGATTGTGGCTGGCCCTCCAACGATATTGCATATGAATGTAAAATCAACCTTCTGACTGGTCGGACTCATCAG ATTCGAGCACAACTGGCTGCCTGTGGTGCACCATTAGTTGGCGACTCAATGTACATGCCAGCTGCAATTGCGGAGATGAATAATCCTGGGCTTAATCCATTTGGAAAATACAAGAAACATTATGCAAGTGAGACAGATGAAGCAATGGCTGTTATGGAATGGATTTCACGGCATGGAAAGGAACCAAAGGTCGCAATTGGTCTTCAAGCATGTCAGATCTCGTGGGATGAAG AACATGAATACAAAATAGTGTCAATATTGGTGCTGTTGCTGATTTTGTCCTGGCATCAAAGACCTTATCCTTAG
- the LOC109000895 gene encoding RNA pseudouridine synthase 6, chloroplastic isoform X3 has product MARQELNIWLFQKECLFWNISVKLWIFLLYLIHFGAVYYALVCPKPPPSATPEQIRIFEEVTAPSVLRKRASIKGKTIREAQKTFRITHIHQFVEAGTYLRVHVHPKRFPRCYEIDWKSRIIAVAESYVVLDKPAGTSVGGTTDNIEESCATFATRALGLTTPLLTTHQIDNCTEGCVLLARTKDYCSVFHGKIREKKVKKLYLALAAASVPIGVITHYMRPINMAPRLISEDFIKGWNFCQLEVLECKEVPWPNAVIENQYCIEDCGWPSNDIAYECKINLLTGRTHQIRAQLAACGAPLVGDSMYMPAAIAEMNNPGLNPFGKYKKHYASETDEAMAVMEWISRHGKEPKVAIGLQACQISWDEGELMYKAGSPWWRHEIA; this is encoded by the exons ATGGCCCGCCAAGAGTTGAACATTTGGTTGTTTCAGAAGGAGTGCCTGTTCTGGAATATATCTGTAAAGCTCTGGATCTTCCTCCTCT ATCTCATCCATTTTGGAGCTGTATATTATGCCCTTGTATGTCCAAAGCCTCCTCCAAGTGCTACCCCTGAGCAAATCAGAATATTTGAAGAAGTTACAGCGCCATCAGTATTGAGAAAGAGAGCTTCCATCAAAGGGAAAACAATACGAGAAGCACAAAAAACTTTTAGGATAACTCATATACACCAGTTCGTTGAAGCTGGAACATACTTGCGAGTGCATGTGCATCCAAAACGCTTCCCAAG GTGCTATGAAATTGACTGGAAATCAAGGATCATAGCTGTGGCCGAGTCCTATGTGGTTTTGGACAAACCTGCTGGAACATCA GTGGGAGGAACAACAGACAATATTGAAGAAAGTTGTGCAACCTTTGCCACTCGTGCCTTGGGTTTAACAACCCCTTTGTTGACCACCCACCAGATTGATAATTGCACGGAGGGCTG TGTTTTGTTAGCAAGGACTAAGGATTATTGCTCAGTTTTTCATGGTAAAATCAGA GAGAAAAAGGTGAAGAAGCTGTATCTGGCTCTTGCTGCTGCATCTGTACCAATTGGAGTGATTACCCACTACATGCGTCCAATAAACATGGCTCCAAGACTCATTTCAGAAG ATTTTATCAAAGGATGGAACTTTTGTCAACTTGAGGTCTTGGAATGCAAAGAGGTTCCATGGCCAAATGCTGTCATTGAAAACCAATATTGCATTGAGGATTGTGGCTGGCCCTCCAACGATATTGCATATGAATGTAAAATCAACCTTCTGACTGGTCGGACTCATCAG ATTCGAGCACAACTGGCTGCCTGTGGTGCACCATTAGTTGGCGACTCAATGTACATGCCAGCTGCAATTGCGGAGATGAATAATCCTGGGCTTAATCCATTTGGAAAATACAAGAAACATTATGCAAGTGAGACAGATGAAGCAATGGCTGTTATGGAATGGATTTCACGGCATGGAAAGGAACCAAAGGTCGCAATTGGTCTTCAAGCATGTCAGATCTCGTGGGATGAAGGTGAACTCATGTATAAGGCTGGGTCTCCTTGGTGGAGACATGAAATAGCTTAG
- the LOC109000895 gene encoding RNA pseudouridine synthase 6, chloroplastic isoform X2: MGSASFASILANGCRSFSLPMALVRTLATTHAAFGKHYDNKHVTAWSSSSGCSQSNGRVFACASSSSGVTTAAAAKCYPEYDRLLPCPSQNGPPRVEHLVVSEGVPVLEYICKALDLPPLFVADLIHFGAVYYALVCPKPPPSATPEQIRIFEEVTAPSVLRKRASIKGKTIREAQKTFRITHIHQFVEAGTYLRVHVHPKRFPRCYEIDWKSRIIAVAESYVVLDKPAGTSVGGTTDNIEESCATFATRALGLTTPLLTTHQIDNCTEGCVLLARTKDYCSVFHGKIREKKVKKLYLALAAASVPIGVITHYMRPINMAPRLISEDFIKGWNFCQLEVLECKEVPWPNAVIENQYCIEDCGWPSNDIAYECKINLLTGRTHQIRAQLAACGAPLVGDSMYMPAAIAEMNNPGLNPFGKYKKHYASETDEAMAVMEWISRHGKEPKVAIGLQACQISWDEGELMYKAGSPWWRHEIA; this comes from the exons ATGGGCTCCGCGAGTTTTGCTTCAATCCTAGCCAATGGCTGCCGGAGTTTTAGTTTGCCTATGGCTCTTGTGCGCACGTTAGCAACCACCCACGCTGCTTTCGGTAAGCACTACGACAACAAGCACGTGACGGCTTGGTCTTCGTCTTCTGGGTGTTCACAAAGCAACGGCAGGGTGTTTGCATGTGCATCCTCAAGTTCCGGCGTTACCACCGCAGCTGCTGCTAAATG cTACCCTGAATACGATCGGTTGCTTCCATGTCCCTCACAAAATGGCCCGCCAAGAGTTGAACATTTGGTTGTTTCAGAAGGAGTGCCTGTTCTGGAATATATCTGTAAAGCTCTGGATCTTCCTCCTCT GTTTGTTGCAGATCTCATCCATTTTGGAGCTGTATATTATGCCCTTGTATGTCCAAAGCCTCCTCCAAGTGCTACCCCTGAGCAAATCAGAATATTTGAAGAAGTTACAGCGCCATCAGTATTGAGAAAGAGAGCTTCCATCAAAGGGAAAACAATACGAGAAGCACAAAAAACTTTTAGGATAACTCATATACACCAGTTCGTTGAAGCTGGAACATACTTGCGAGTGCATGTGCATCCAAAACGCTTCCCAAG GTGCTATGAAATTGACTGGAAATCAAGGATCATAGCTGTGGCCGAGTCCTATGTGGTTTTGGACAAACCTGCTGGAACATCA GTGGGAGGAACAACAGACAATATTGAAGAAAGTTGTGCAACCTTTGCCACTCGTGCCTTGGGTTTAACAACCCCTTTGTTGACCACCCACCAGATTGATAATTGCACGGAGGGCTG TGTTTTGTTAGCAAGGACTAAGGATTATTGCTCAGTTTTTCATGGTAAAATCAGA GAGAAAAAGGTGAAGAAGCTGTATCTGGCTCTTGCTGCTGCATCTGTACCAATTGGAGTGATTACCCACTACATGCGTCCAATAAACATGGCTCCAAGACTCATTTCAGAAG ATTTTATCAAAGGATGGAACTTTTGTCAACTTGAGGTCTTGGAATGCAAAGAGGTTCCATGGCCAAATGCTGTCATTGAAAACCAATATTGCATTGAGGATTGTGGCTGGCCCTCCAACGATATTGCATATGAATGTAAAATCAACCTTCTGACTGGTCGGACTCATCAG ATTCGAGCACAACTGGCTGCCTGTGGTGCACCATTAGTTGGCGACTCAATGTACATGCCAGCTGCAATTGCGGAGATGAATAATCCTGGGCTTAATCCATTTGGAAAATACAAGAAACATTATGCAAGTGAGACAGATGAAGCAATGGCTGTTATGGAATGGATTTCACGGCATGGAAAGGAACCAAAGGTCGCAATTGGTCTTCAAGCATGTCAGATCTCGTGGGATGAAGGTGAACTCATGTATAAGGCTGGGTCTCCTTGGTGGAGACATGAAATAGCTTAG
- the LOC109014061 gene encoding cytochrome P450 77A1 yields MEFVDLFVIFLGLIFLRFWWRYWSVTGGGSKNLPPGPPGWPILGNLGQVVLQRRPFIFVVRDLREKYGPIFTMQMGQRTLVIVTSSELIHEALVQRGPEFASRPADSPIRLFFSVGKCAINSAEYGPLWRTLRRNFVTELINPMRIKQCSWIRKWALENHEKRLQREATEQGFVEVMSNCRLTICSVLICLCFGAKISEDEIKKIESILKEVMLVTLPKLPDFLPVFTPLFRKHLKYAKELRKKQLECLVPLIRRRRAFVKSGGKPSGDGGAEMASPIGAAYIDSLFDLEVPGRGKLGEEELVTLCSEVINAGTDTSATTAEWALLRLVMNQEIQEKLYKEIVEHVGRDGVVNESDVEKMSYLGAVVKETFRRHPPSHFVLSHAATKETKLGGYTIPEDASVEFYTAWLTEDPSMWKDPDEFRPERFLDGDGVDVDVTGTRSVRMVPFGAGRRICPAMTLGTLHVNLLLARMVHAFKWLPVPGAPPDPTETFAFTVVMKDPLKATILPRVKG; encoded by the coding sequence ATGGAGTTCGTGGATCTCTTCGTCATCTTCTTAGGTCTAATCTTTCTCCGTTTCTGGTGGAGGTACTGGTCCGTCACCGGCGGTGGGTCCAAAAACCTACCACCGGGCCCTCCGGGCTGGCCGATTCTGGGTAACCTCGGCCAAGTCGTCCTCCAGCGCCGTCCATTCATCTTTGTCGTGCGTGATTTACGTGAGAAATATGGTCCAATCTTCACCATGCAAATGGGCCAACGCACGCTCGTGATTGTCACCAGCTCCGAGCTCATCCACGAAGCCCTAGTACAGAGAGGCCCGGAATTTGCCAGCAGGCCGGCTGACTCGCCGATCCGGCTATTTTTCAGCGTCGGTAAATGCGCCATCAACTCTGCCGAGTATGGGCCTCTCTGGAGGACATTACGCAGAAATTTCGTGACAGAGCTAATAAACCCGATGAGAATAAAGCAGTGCAGTTGGATAAGGAAATGGGCACTCGAAAACCACGAGAAAAGGCTCCAGAGAGAGGCTACGGAGCAAGGCTTCGTCGAGGTGATGAGCAACTGCAGGCTCACCATATGCAGCGTCCTAATATGTCTTTGCTTCGGCGCGAAAATCTCCGAAGATGAGATTAAAAAGATCGAAAGCATACTAAAGGAAGTAATGTTGGTGACCCTACCAAAGCTTCCGGACTTCTTGCCCGTGTTCACTCCGTTGTTCCGCAAGCACCTGAAATACGCTAAAGAGCTGAGAAAGAAACAGTTGGAGTGTTTGGTTCCACTGATAAGGAGGAGAAGGGCTTTCGTGAAGAGCGGTGGAAAACCTAGTGGTGATGGTGGAGCGGAGATGGCTAGCCCCATTGGAGCTGCCTACATAGACTCGCTTTTTGATTTGGAAGTGCCGGGTCGAGGCAAGTTAGGAGAAGAAGAGCTTGTGACGTTGTGCTCTGAAGTAATCAATGCCGGGACGGACACGAGCGCTACGACTGCGGAGTGGGCGCTGCTTCGCTTGGTTATGAACCAAGAGATTCAAGAGAAGCTATACAAGGAAATAGTTGAACATGTTGGGAGAGACGGTGTGGTGAACGAGAGTGACGTAGAGAAGATGAGTTATCTCGGGGCAGTGGTCAAAGAAACGTTCAGGCGTCACCCACCGAGCCATTTTGTGCTATCGCACGCGGCGACAAAGGAGACCAAGCTCGGCGGGTACACGATACCGGAGGACGCGAGCGTGGAATTCTACACAGCATGGCTGACTGAGGATCCGAGTATGTGGAAAGATCCGGACGAGTTTCGACCGGAGAGGTTCTTAGACGGTGACGGGGTTGACGTGGACGTGACCGGAACGAGGAGCGTGAGGATGGTGCCATTCGGTGCCGGGAGGAGGATTTGTCCGGCGATGACGCTGGGCACGCTGCATGTGAATCTGTTGCTGGCTAGGATGGTGCATGCTTTCAAGTGGCTACCTGTTCCCGGAGCCCCACCCGACCCGACAGAAACTTTTGCTTTTACTGTTGTGATGAAGGACCCTCTCAAGGCTACGATCTTGCCTAGGGTGAAAGGTTAA